The stretch of DNA gttgcgattcattatgtgccttcggatttgcggttggcggatttctttacgaaggcacggactcgagcgcagcatgatttcttactctccaaactcggtgttgtggatccaccatgagtttgagggggtcttagatgtatatatccgtatattgtagtttccccatatgttagggggctttcacgCATATGTGCACGTATGCatatactatatattgtggctgcTCTGCGCAGTATACAACACGCATATTGCCCTGCCCTAACAGTATCAAGAGATCTACTCGTTCACATGGGTCAAAGTTTGGACAGAGGGAGAACACTGAAACAAAAGCCTTGATGATATTTTTCTCTATGCAGGTTATTTATCGGTATTTTAGTTTGTTTCCGGTTATTATCATCTCTATAACGTATGGACAATCAAAATCTGTTCAAGAAGATATTTGCAAGGCGACATATACTTTCATTCCTCGTGGATAGTGACATCATCTTTGGATCAGTCCTGTAGCATCACCTTTGAATTGTCATAATAGTGTCTTGAACTTTGAATTGTCATACCATGCCCCGTGGACTTGTAAATCCCATATGGGACTGGTATGTGTACTGCCACGCCCGTTCGGCTACCGCCTTCGACGGTGAAAGTTGCTCCACCCGCATGCCTCGCAACGGTTGCATTTGGGAGACGACGATGGTTACATCTTGTCCGTGATGGCGTGTGCTGGTTGGCGGCGAGATTGATGTTGGTGAGGTTTCATCTTCACAGGTCTCCTATGCAGCGGACCTCCAAAGGTTAGTGGATGGGATTTTTCTAGAGAAATCCTTGTCGGCTCGATCGACACCGACGTGGTGTCGCGTGCTGGTGACATCTTTCCTTCCGGGAGGGCGTTGTGGCTACCCTTGGTCCAGATCCTTCGGTGtgccggggaaaccctaggacaagTCTCTGGTTTGGGTAGTAGTGGCACAGATGTCACATCCCTTCTTAGAGGTGATGCTTCGTACTTTACGCTTCGACACTACAAGCGTGGTTGAACTTCTTCGGAGAGCGCAGTGGTTGCGGGTCACCGTCGTTCCgccttagagcaactctaacagagcccgtaaatgtcGCCGGAACAGAATTTTTCTAGCAGAATTACGGGTTCGCGCCGAAAGCGGCGCCTGAATCAGTGGCCCAGCCCGAAAAAATTTCTCGGGGACCTGAGAAAGTGAGCACGCGGCCCCTATTTAACCAGGTCGGGGAGGGAAGTTcggttccaaaaccctactcccctccgccgcgaaAAACCCTCGCACTCCAGCGAGGAATTCCATCCGCTAGTTCTGTGTAGAGCTAGTGCTCGGTCCAATTTGCATCTTAATTTATGCACTTGAGTTGTAAGTTGACTTGCAACTAAGCTTTTTACGTTGTAAATGGGATTACAACTCAAAGTTTCACTTGCAAGTGAGGTTGCAACTACGAAAAATATCTCCAAACTGTTAGTTTTGCATTGTTAAGTTGCAATAAGGCCTACAACTGAAATTTAATAAGGGATAAAACTCTGGTACGAATTTTATTGGATGTGAATAGTTTTCAATCTAGTCTACGGAGAACTAGTTAAAAACAGGGTTCTATCCCTTAAAAAACACTCTTTCTTCCAAAGAAAATTTAAAAATCCGATGATCAGCAGCGAGGACCGCATGCGAGACCTGGAAATCAGACGCCGCTGGATTAGGGGAAAACAGCGAGCTGGGAGGCGCGTGCTTTGCTTCGACGACCGAAACCAAGTATCCAATTCTTTCTCATACTTCTCGCCCCACACACGACGGGTAAGTACGCCGCACGCGACCACGGTTTCGGCAACTAGCGTGGGCGCCGTCGCTTTGCGTGCACCGCTCTTCCGGGACCCTGTCGTGGCCACCTCCCGTCGCTCGGCGGCCAACTTGGGGGCTGCAACTTGCGAATTGTTTTCGATCTTCAACGAGGATAGGCTTCGCTTTCGCTTTCCCCTATCTCGACAGGATTTGGtggctttgttgttgttgttatcgcCCTGCCAGTGCCAGATCTCGTGCCACGAACCCCTCCTGGATCCTGGCTACCTCGTCTGTGGGCGCAGAGGTGCAGGGTTCAGTTCAGTCCACCGTTATTGGCTGGGAGAAGGAACGCACGGTGGTGGGCGTGTCAGCGGTCCGTACCGTACCACCAAGGCTTTTTCCAGGCGACAAATGATGCACCGCATCCTGGTGTAAAAAGAACCATGTTCCACTGAGAACACAGGTCTGTTGTACATATGCCAAAGTGTAAAAGCTTATACTGGTACAGGAGGGTCAAGGTTGCTAACGTATTTATTTTAGTGTGCAGCAGACAAACCTCATTGCTCGTCATCAGCAGCAGGCTTACCCAGGTAGCCCAACCCAGCCGCACTATGTACTCCCGGACGCAGGATCCACGGAACGGATCACATATTAATTTCACGAAACATCTCTGCAGGGTACATACAACCCATCTGGAATCTGGAACTTGGCTGAAAGTAAAAATGAGCAGGCAGGCTTGTGAATAAAAAACTGCACCGAAGGAAAAAACTGAACTGAAGCAACAGATACATGAACCGAAATTTAGATAGTACTACTAAGAGGGAAACTTGATAATTGGGTGAAGCGGCATTTCTGAGCTCTACCTCACAAATCCCTTTTTAGGCACCAAGATTTATTATGAGTGTTACAGAGCAATTCTCACTACAAAACTGTTACTGATGTACAATATATCTTCCCAGTTACCTACAAGTACTACAGTTGTTCAGAAACGTGGGGTGAAACACGTTTGGCATGAATCACAGCACCATCCAGTTCCCTCACACATAAGTGCTGTGGCATGTAAACAGTAGTACGGGTATAATCTGATTTCAGTCTCCCATGTAGTTAAATGctgcaaataaataaataaataaactgcAAACTCTCAGTTTACAAGAGTATTGTCCTTCAGCCATGGTACCTGCCACAACCCAAAAGAAGAAATGGTGAGCAGCACATCAAATTAAGTACACACAACACAGGACTTGAAATTTCCAACGTACTGTCATTTGTTCAAACTATATAAATGTTGCTGACAGAAAAAGATAGATTATATGGTGGTGTTGCTACTCAGGGATGCCAACTAGCGGAGCTCGATCAGGCCTGGTTGGTGCTCGACCTTGGACAAACTACAATAGTTTGCCAACCATGTGCACTTTTGACAGCCCTAGCTATAACAGTATAACTTCATTGATAAAAACTTAACCTCACAGTTTAGAAAAACATTATGGTTGACATGACAAAACCAAACGAAGTGCGGGTTACCGGAAAGTTTTGCTGTATTATGAACTCCACACTTCCAATCCACGATATGCTTCGTGGATGCAATACGTAAATGCCTTAAATAAATCTTCAACAGACTTATCCCTGTAAACTGACAAAAATTGCAGCCAAAGGTTGTTCCTACATGTTAGTTACATCTCTAATTGTTTCATTTGTACAGAGTATGTCTTATCCAAGTGTCAACCTAAGAACAGGTATAAATTCCATGCCAGTTTTGTCGTCCTTTTGTCAAGCCATAAGATTGTTTCCTGAGAATGCACAAAAGATTTGCATAGCATTGCATTTCATAGAATAGAAAGAATAATGTACACGCCTAAGACTTGGCCATAACCAAGAACACATGCTAAGAGAACATGCTGACGGACATTAGGCAGAAATAGGAAATGGCTCTTTCCATCAGCATTGACATGTAGGCTGCTAAGTGTCAACTTGATAGTTTATATACATTGATAGTTTATCTCGCATGCAATACTGTGTTCTTGCATAAGCAATGAGGTGTTGTGGATGGCTTTCAGCTGCACCTATCCATCCTCCCATTGTTTCTTCCCGTTAAGCTACCATGCAAAATGATGACAGTGGTTCTGTTGAATAGACTGGCAATTACCATAAAAGTGTCAAGTGAAGTGGATAATCATGTATTTTTTGCACTCACCAGAAGGCAATCCATGCACTCACCAGAGCTAACAGACTGTTCGTCATCTCACTATTGCACTTAAGAGCCCATGACAGGGCACATCATAGCGTCATGGTCAGTCAGCATACTCTTCTCTAATTTGTGTTCTAACTCAACAAGAACTTATGAATAGCAATCCAACATCTCATCTGGAATCATCCGAATGTATCTGCTTTGATGCTTATAGAGAATTAAAAACATTGTATCACCAAAAGTCACCACATGAACAACTACCATTCCTAAAATGATGAAACCGATTTCCATCCCTAATGTCTATATGTCTCTTGGTGACATGTGATACAAACTTAAAGAAAGTGTGACAGTCACCACATATTCGAAGGTTCTTCATTATCTGTATAGGCATGCCCTTGGGTGTAACAAGAAGGCCATAAGCAACGGCAAGCTTCTCACTGTGGTAGAGAAGGGAACTCTGCTTCTGCTCTTCATCGATGTCATGGAGAACAAATCCAGTGTCAGGCACGTAGCCTGTAGTCCTTAACAAAGTGTACAAATCCCGGAGGGTAGATTCTATCTCTTTGATTTGCTCATGTTGTTTATCTCCAGTGATAAAAGAGTGCACTTTGTTCCTTATCTGCATCCAGCTACAACCAGGCTCTTTTGTGACACCTTGTTGTTTCATAATTCTACGTACCTCTGCGACTTCCACCCACATAccgagagaagaatatatatttgatAGCATGACATAGTTTCCAGCATTTGATGGCTCAGTAGCGAAGAGTTTCTCAGCAGCCCTTCTACCAACTTCTGCATTCTTGTGAATCTTGCATGCCCCAAGAAGAGCACTCCAAATTACTGCATCTGGCTCAATAGGCATATCATAAATAAATTGTTCAGCTCCTTGCACATCACCAGTTCGCCCAAGTAGATCCACCATGCATGCATAGTGTTCCAGCAGAGGAGTTATTCCATAATCCCTGCTCATTGACTTGAAAAATTGCCAACCTTCATTTACGAAACCAGCATGGCTGCATGCATTTAGAAGCCCCACAAAAGTGACCTCATTTGGCAAAACCCCTGCGGATTCCATATGCTTATACATATTGATGGCTTGTCTTCCAAGGCCATGCTGTGCACAGCCTGTAATGAAGGTATTCCATGTAAATATGTCCCGTTCATCCATTGAATTGAAAACCTTATGTGAATCTGCAGAACCACACTTGAAATACATTGACATGAGAGCATTAGCCACTATAAGTTCTGAATCCATTCCATGCTTAATAGCTACTGTGTGGATTTGTTGCCCAAGCTTAGAAGCACCAACACTTCCACAAACACTGACAAGTATAGTCAATATTTGTGAATTTGGTAGTTCATGCTCATGTAACATCGTTTTGAAAAACTCCACTGCTTCATCTCCCCGTTCAGCCTGTGCATATGCAGATATCATCGTGGTCCAAGAGACAACATCCCGACTAAGCATGTTGTCAAATACATGTCTTGCATCCTCCATCATATTATTGTGTACAAGTGCCGAAATAAAGGAGTTCCAAGACACGGTGTCTTTCACTTTCATTCCATCAAAGACTTGTCTCACATACTCCAAGTTTCCGCACTTACCATACATAGTAACGAGAGCATTACATACATAGCTACTGAACTGGCAGCCGACCTTAACAGCAAGTGAATGCACCTGTCTTCCTGTCTCAAGAACTCCAATGTTTGAACAAGCGAAGAAGCTGCTAGTCAAACTTGATAGGCTAGGTAACATCCCATTCCTGTGGAGCGCTTGGAGTAAATCCAAAGCTTCTTCACTCCTTCCATTCTGTGCATACCCTGCAATCATTCCAGCCCAAGATATCGTGTTCCTAAAAGGCATCCTATCGAACAGCTCCTTTGCCTCATCAACCATTTTATTCTGCATATAGCCAGTAATCATGGCGTTCCAGGACACAACACCAGGATCTGGAATCTGCTCAAATAAAATCCTTGCATCAGTAATCCTTCCAGATCGAGCTAAGCCTGTGAGCAGCGCGGTTTGACATGGAATGGATTTTACAGGGTCTCTCTTGTAGATTGCAATAGCAGCATCGATTCGACCATCATAAGATAGTGCAGCGATCATGGTTGACCATGTGTACTCATTCCTCTCTGGCATACCCTCAAAGAACTTGATTGCAACGTCAAGTGCATCCCTAGTATATGCATTTAGTATCGATGTCCCAACGACCACATCACTCTCAAAGCCTGTCTTGAGGGCTAGAGGGCGGAGACCCTCTAGAACAGCAAGATCCCG from Lolium rigidum isolate FL_2022 unplaced genomic scaffold, APGP_CSIRO_Lrig_0.1 contig_63688_1, whole genome shotgun sequence encodes:
- the LOC124681973 gene encoding pentatricopeptide repeat-containing protein At4g14050, mitochondrial-like; the protein is MVSCYVRNGDITMARRLFDSMPSRDVSSWNSMLTGYCHIRQMVDAWRLFEHMPERNLVSWTVMISGYARTEQHRKAWDIFRMMHREGLSPDQSNFASVLLAVVGLRDLAVLEGLRPLALKTGFESDVVVGTSILNAYTRDALDVAIKFFEGMPERNEYTWSTMIAALSYDGRIDAAIAIYKRDPVKSIPCQTALLTGLARSGRITDARILFEQIPDPGVVSWNAMITGYMQNKMVDEAKELFDRMPFRNTISWAGMIAGYAQNGRSEEALDLLQALHRNGMLPSLSSLTSSFFACSNIGVLETGRQVHSLAVKVGCQFSSYVCNALVTMYGKCGNLEYVRQVFDGMKVKDTVSWNSFISALVHNNMMEDARHVFDNMLSRDVVSWTTMISAYAQAERGDEAVEFFKTMLHEHELPNSQILTILVSVCGSVGASKLGQQIHTVAIKHGMDSELIVANALMSMYFKCGSADSHKVFNSMDERDIFTWNTFITGCAQHGLGRQAINMYKHMESAGVLPNEVTFVGLLNACSHAGFVNEGWQFFKSMSRDYGITPLLEHYACMVDLLGRTGDVQGAEQFIYDMPIEPDAVIWSALLGACKIHKNAEVGRRAAEKLFATEPSNAGNYVMLSNIYSSLGMWVEVAEVRRIMKQQGVTKEPGCSWMQIRNKVHSFITGDKQHEQIKEIESTLRDLYTLLRTTGYVPDTGFVLHDIDEEQKQSSLLYHSEKLAVAYGLLVTPKGMPIQIMKNLRICGDCHTFFKFVSHVTKRHIDIRDGNRFHHFRNGSCSCGDFW